GCAGTGGGTGAACGTGCCGTGGTCGGCCGACAAGCATAAGAACCCTGAAAAGCCCTCGGGAGCGATGGGACGCGTGTTTGAAGTGGTCGATGCCTACGTGAAGAACCTGCCAGTCGACGCCGATCGGATCTACATCACCGGCCTCTCGATGGGTGGTTATGGAACATGGGATGCAATTGCGCGACGCCCCCACTTCTTCGCCGCAGCGATTCCGATTTGTGGTGGTGGCGACAGCAGCGACGTGTCGGCTTACAAGTCGCTGCCGATTTGGGCGTTCCACGGCGACAAAGATACTGCGGTGAAAGTCGAGCGGACGCGCGACATGATCGCCGCGCTGAAGAAAGCGGGTGGGGATCCGAAGTACACCGAGTATCCCGGCGTTGGCCACAACAGCTGGACCGAGACATACAACAACGACGACGTGATCGCCTGGCTCTTCTCGCAAAAACGCGAAGCGAAGAAGCAGTAGCTTCGAGTTGCTTCGATCTTCGTGTTGTTCTTTGTTACGTCCCCAATCCGACGGCTGTGTCGTCGAAGAGTTGATAGCTTGGGCGAGTGTAGAGAAGCGTCATCAAGTCCGTCCCTTGGAGCCAGGCCGGGCTTTGAGACTTGCTCCAGAAAAACATAGCGTCCTATCAAAGCGAAACTCGCGATGACCGACGGCAAAGCTGTCGGCTTGGGACGCATGAGAATCGCTCGCATCATGGCTCGGTCGCCCTGCGAACCATCGCTCATGCGTAGTGCAGCACCGTCTTGATTCCTTGTGATTCGCGGCCGGTGAAATAGGGGAGTGAGTCGGCGGGCGAAGTGCGGCGCGTAAAGATTTTGGCGAGTGCGGCGGGGCTCATTTGCTTCATCCAGGCGAGGTGCGCGAGTGCGTCGCGGAAGTCGCGGGGGGCGGCATTTACGCAGCCGATATGGAGGTGGTTGAGCATCAGGCTGTCGCGCATGAGCTTTTGCACGTTCAGCGATGCTGGTTCGGGAATGCGCGTGCTGCCGAGCCATACCATCACGCCACAGCCTCGCAACCAGCGTGCGGTTTCGAGCATCACTTCGTCGCTACCGGTGCATTCGAGAACGAGATCGAAACCTTCGGTTTCTAGATCGCCAGGGCCCGCAGCGGTGCTTGCGAGGGTACGATAGTCGGCGCCAAGTTCCAGGGCCAATTGCGAGCGAAAGGTGTCGGGCTGGTCGCGCCCGAGCATCGTCACGTTCCAGCCTCGCGCGCGGCAGGCAAGGATCGCCGCAAACCCGATCGGACCTTGACCACTCACCAGCGTGCGTGGTGCTTGCCAGGCGCCGGTACCAAGTCGCGCTTGGCTGAGTAGCAATGCTTCGCTCGCTCCTTTTTCTACGACGGCGAGTGGTTCGGTGAAAACCGCCACATCGGCGATCGCCGGGTCGACCCGATGCAGATGTTCGGGTCGGTCGATCCAGAGCGAACTGCTGAAGCCATGTTCGTACATGATGCCGCGCTCGGTGAAGGTTCCCAGCGGCAGCATATCGACGCGCTGGACGTAGCGTCCAATCGCGCGGCGTACGCCAGGAACGACGAGGTTACCCGGGGCAAGTTCCGTCACGCCACTACCGACCGCTTCGACGCGGGCAAGGCATTCGTGGCCGAGCACCAGCTGCGACTCACCCTCGGGGACCAGCGGCGCTTGCGACAGCAGGATCTCGCGATCGGTGCCGCAGATCCCTATCTCGAGAGTGCGGCAGAGGATTTCGCCAGTGCCGGGTGCGCGTGGTTCGGGCATCTCGATGATCGAAGGAAGTTCGCTTCCTGGTGTCGCCGCGATCGCAAACATAGTGAATAAGTCTTGAAAAAGTGTTCAGGTGATCGTGTGTAATACTTAAGAAAGTGTCGGCAACTTTGAGTTCTGTTTTTTTACGATGTTTGGGTCAGGGGGCGCCGCTGGTGGCTCGGCTTTATTCTCTCGGGGGGAGAGGGGAGGTCGCTAGTAGGGCGTTTTTCTCGGGAAATCTTGGCATGATCGATCTACGGCAAAAACAGTTGACATCTACGGCTAAACCCGTAGAATGCCGCTGTCGACGAGTGTTTTAGCACTCATGAACTCGCCAAGTTGCCACCGCGCCGGGAGGAGTGCATGCCACGTCCGAAGGAAGAACAGCCCACGCCTGCTGAGCTCGAAGTGCTCAAGGTGATTTGGAATCGAGGGGCGAGCACCGTCCGCGAAGTGATGGATGTGCTGAACGAAGAGCGTCCCCGCGCGTATACCAGCGTGATGAGTCTGCTGAATGTGATGGCCGATAAAGGGCTCCTGCGGCGGATTGCTCAAGGGCGAGCGTTTCTCTACGAGGCGGCTGTCGATCGTCAATCGGCGCTGCAGCAAATGGTGGGAGACTTGCTCGGACGTGTCTTCGAAGGTTCGACGCGCGAACTCGTCGCCCACATGCTCGACCAATCCAATCCCTCGCGTGAAGAGCTCGATGAGATCCGCAAAGCGATCCGCGAGTATCAGCAGCAAAGGAGCGATCCATGAGCGATGCCATCGTCAGCTGGGGGCTCGAGCTGCTGCGACAAACCGAACTGCTGCGAACTTTCGCGCTCCACTTTTTGTGGCAAGCTCCCCTGGTGACCTTTCTGGTCGCTGGGCTCTTGAGGCTGCCATGGTTTCGCAATCCTAAGGCCGCACACCATCTGCTGGTGAGTGCGCTCGCGCTCCTCATTGCCGCGCCGCTGATGACAGCGCTGCTCGCCCCACCGCATCAGCCGTGGCTGGCTTCTCTGATCGAAGCTGCGCCTCATGTCCTTCAGGATGACAACGAGCAAGCAAAGCAAATCCCTGAGCATGTCGAAGCTGACCTGGGCGTGATGGATGCGGTGGAACTGGCTGCAGCGGACGATCGCGAGCCCAACGATTTAGCCTGGGAAGGGATCGCCTCGCTGGCGGAGAGCGAGTCGCAGTCTAACAGCTCATCGACTTACAGTAGCGTGGCTGCATGGACCGATGATTTGATGGGTTATCTCGCGACGTTTCTTCCCGCCGCATTACTAGCTGCCACGCTGCTGTGGTGCGGGGTGGCCTTGGTGCGGCTCGCGCGACTCGCCGGTGGCCTGCTCCAGGTGCGCCGGTTGATCCAGACGAGCGAGCCTGCCTCCGCCGCTGCTCAAGAGATTGCCGGGCCGCTTTCGCAGGCGCTGCAGCTGCGGAGTCAGCCGACCATTCTGGTCTCTGATTCGCTCGACGAAGCGGCCGCTGTCGGACTAGCAGATGCGAAAGTAATTTTGCCGCGCCGCTGGGGCGAGTCGCTCGATCGCCAGATGCTGCGAGCTGTTTTGGCACATGAGCTCGCCCACATTCGTCGCGCCGATCTGTGGGTGCTGATGGCTCAGCGTGTCGTCGAATCACTGCTGCCGTTTCATCCGGCGGTGGCGTGGATGAGTCTAGAAATTTCGCGTCAGCGCGAACTCTGCTGTGATGCCGAAGCGATTCGGATCACGGGGGAGCGCCTGGCGTATGCACAAACTTTGCAACGGGTTGCTGATTGGAAGTTGGCTGATGTTCGGCCAGCGCTGTCAGCAGGGATTCGGGGAGAGTCGAATATGAACCTCTTGAGTCGAGTGAAGTTGGCCTTGGGCCTGCCAGCAGCATCTCCAGCGGTGATGAGCCGTGGATTGCTCGCTGCGATTGCTGTTCCGGGGATCGTGGCGCTCGTCGGGGCTGGCTTCGCGCCATCCCTTTCGCTCGCCGATGACGAAGAACGGACCGTGGAAGTGCGTGAAGACGAAAACCGTGAAGTGAAACGGGAAGGCGCGCCTGCTCGTGAACGAGAAGTCGGCGAGCGTGAGCGCGATCCCAACCGCGAAGTGGAGCGCGACCGTGAAGGTGATCGCGAAGGGCGTCGTGAAGATCGCCCCGCCCCGCGCCGCGACGAGCAAGAGCGTGCACGGGAAGTCCCTGAACGCGAGAATCCTGAGATGCGCGAGCTGATCATGCTGCTGCGTAAGTTGAATGCGGAAGTCAGCAGCCTGCGTGCGGAAGTGAATCAGCTGAAGGCGAACAGCCGCATGCAGCCCGATCGGCCACGACCAGAAGCTGACCGTCCCCGTCCCGAGGGCGATCGTCCTCGTGGTGAAGGGGATCGTCCCCGCGAAGGTGCCCGTCCCGATCAGCCACGCCCCGATCAACCTCGCCGAGAAGCTGATCGTCCCCGTCCTGACCAACCACGCCCTGATCAACCCAAGCGTGAAGGTGATCGGCCACGTGCTGAAGAACCTAAACGCGAAGAACCACGCCGTGAGGAACCACGCCGTGAAGGTGATAAGCCGGTCGAGCAACCAGCCGTTAAGCCTGAGTAGTCAGAGCCCTCGAGCTTACCGATAAATGACCAAAAAGAACGTCGCGCGAGAGAGCCTCCAACTCTTTCGCGCGACGTCTTTTCGTTTCTGGATCGATCGATGGTCGACAGGATCGTTTACTGATCGCCGACGAATTCGAACTCGGTCACGAGCGGGTAGTGATCGCTGAAATCCCGTTCTGCCTCGGCGATTTTCCAGTAAATCTCGCGATGCTCGGTGTCTTGTTCCTTGCCGTTGACCACCAGATCGCGGCGAATCGTGGCCGACTTAAAGACGAGGTCTTTTTTCCCGGGTGCATCTTTGGTGAGCGAGGGGCTGAGCAAGATGCGGTCGAACTGTTTGAAGATCAGATGGGTATAGGGGTTCTCTTCCTTCACCGCCGAGAGGGTGTCGAAAAGATCATCGTCGGTGCTCGGGGTATCGAGCCCACGGATCACACCAATATCACTATCGGGAGCCAGATTGTTCCAGAGATCGTTGGTATTGAGGTCTCCCATGATGATCACGTTCTCGCCGGCGAGAATTTTGTCGTTCATCCATTTGCGGGCCAGGCGGCCCTGACGGGTTCGAATATCAGCCGCATCGGGGGCAGCGCGCAAATGCAAATTCAAGATCGAAAGCTTTTCGCGATCTTCGGGAGGCCCCCATTCAAACTCTGCGAACAGGTGCTTGTTGAGGTGATAGTAGTCCTGCACGGCGAACTCTTCTTTGGTTTGCTCTTTCCAGCTGAAGCTGGTGAGTCCGCTTTGGTAGAGGATCGCGACATCTTGCTCGGTGAAATAGTCGGAGCCTTCGATGAAGGCAACGCGGTAGGTGAGGTTATGGTCCTTCTTCAGTTTGCTGGTGAGGTAGAAGAGGACTCGGCGATTCTCGATCTCCTGGAGCGCGATGATCGTGGGGTTGATCGTGGCGATTGCTTTGGCGATGCCGTTGAGTTTCCAGTCCCAGTCGGCGCGGGTCGGCGCTGCTTGTTCCTTAGGCAGCTTCATGTAGTTGTCGCCGATATGCTCGTCGTAGAACCATTCCAGGTTCCAGGTGGCCACCACCAGCTTTTCGGGGCGCTCGTCGGCCAGCAGGGGGCGGGCTAGTAGCAAGAGCAAGGCGGCTGCCAAGAGTCGTGGATTCATCGGGCGCTACTCGGTGGTGCAAGAGGGCGGGGAGTACTGGAAAACAGGCCAGGTGCGAGAGTCGGATCGTCGCGGCGTGCGCTGCACCGCCGGTGCTTTCGCTCGGCAACTGGCACTAGTCTAGTAGCCCGCCGGGTGGGTGTGACCCGTTCGGCGGGAGAAAAACCGATGAATTTCGGAAGTAGGGCTGCAGTCTGAGGGACCGCTCGAGCGCGGCGGAGGTGCCCCTTAGCGACCGCCCGCAAAACGATTTATGATAGCTCCGCCGGACCGAGCTCTTGCTGCTGGGCATCTTGGCAAAAACTTATCACCTCTATTAGCTTTCGGAAGACGACCCGACTATGGCTGCGATTGAAACTGAAGTATTGGCCCTGAATCAAAAACTGCTGGTGGCCATTGTGACCGGGGACTGGAAGACCTACGCCGAATTGTGCGACGAATCGATCACCTGCTTCGAACCCGAAGCGCGCGGCCAGGTGGTGGTGGGGATGCCGTTTCACAAGTTCTATTTCGATCTCGGCCCGGCCACGACCGCTCGCAATGTCACGATGTCGCAGCCGCACGTGCGCGTGATTGGCGATGCGTGCGTGATTTTGTCGTACGTGCGTCTCACGCAGTCGCTCGATGCCAGTGGTGCTCCGCAAACGGGTCGTGTCGAAGAGACCCGCATCTGGCAGAAAGTGGGCTCGGCTTGGAAGCATGTCCACTTCCACCGCTCCCCCGGCGCCGCCTAGTGCGTCAATCACCGGACTCGTTTCGGCTCGAATTACTCGTGATGCTCGAGTCGATCGACCGGCAGTTGCAGGTCGTGGCAGGCCTGAATGAAGCTCGCCGCGCTCCAGGCTTGATAGGCTTTGCCCATCGGCCGCCCGGTGACACCGTGGTGCCACTCGTTGAACTCCCACTCGTGCTTCACTCCCATTTGGCAAAGGAGCGCGAGTTTCACCATCTCGCGGCGTGCCAGTTCGCGGAGTCCCAGTTTGTGGATATACCGCACCCAGACACCACCGATGAGTGGCCAGATGCCGCCGTTGTGATAATGGTCGGGTAAGTTCAGCAGATTCACCGTGAAGTAGTCGCGCCATTCGGGATCGCCAGCGTGCACCGTGGGATAGAGATTGCGAACCGGGTGGGGCATGTTCACCCCCACACCCCACAGGAAGCGAAAGGTCATCATCGCTTGGCGTTCGCTCACCAGGTCGTGCATGGTGAAAGCGAGCAAATTGGCGTAGACATCGCAGCGCCAGCTGAAGCTGAAGGGAGTGAGCTGCGCGACGAGATAGCGAGCATCTCCCAGGGCCGTTTGGGCATTGGCAAAGCGGCTGCGAAGGGGGGAATTCGGATTGGTGCTGGGCCAAAAATTGGCGTTAATCAGTTCGCGAACCCGCAGCGACATTTTGCGATATTCGGCCGCGCGCTCGACGTGTCCCAGATGCGCGACGATGTTGCTGTAGCAGACGAGCGAGCGATACCACAGAATCTCGTCGTACAAAATGTGGTAGCTGCGGGCGAAGAGATCGGTCCAGTCTCCCGCTTCCGGAATTTCGAGGAGGCCGCAGTTGTTGCTGTCGTGCGCAGCGAGCCAGTCCATCGAGCGCTGGAGTTCGGCCGCGTGGTCGTGGATGATCGACCAATCGCCCGTTTCATTGGCGTGTCGCCAAACCGCAATGATCAGCCATAGTCCGCTGTCGATCGAGGAAATGTTCCCCACGCCTGCGTAGTCGGGTTGGCCCGATTCGATATGCACGTTGGCCGGAATCTGCCCCGAAGGACTCCGGTGGGCGAGCAATGTTCGGAGCGTTTGGGCCTGACAGCGGCGCATCTCGGCATCGTCGATGTCGAGCGACCAGATGACTGTCTTTGCGCCATCGCGCGCCCAGACACTCCGGTAGTTCTCGTCGGTGCCGTAGCTCTCGTTGTCGGCGAGCGAGCAAGCTGAGAAACCGGCCGGGGTGATGTTGCGCCGGAGCGTGGCATCTGCTTCGCGATAGGCACGAGCGAGCAGGTCGCGCTCAGCGAGTGTGAGTTCTTGGTACTCGCCGGGCTGAAAAAGAATTCGGCTCATCGCTGCAGCGTTACTTCCTAAGTGCGTGGTCTGATCGCGGCGCAGGGAAATCGATGGAGCATCGATTCACCGTACGTCACCCGCCAATAGGTGGTTCGTTGTAACGCAATTACTTGAACGGGAAAACCAAGGGGGCGATGACGCAGGTGACCCCGGCGATCAAGAAGTCGAGTGGCAGACCGACTTTCAAGTAGTCGCTAAATTTATAGCCGCCGGGACCATAGACCATCAGATTGGTTTGATAGCCGATCGGAGTCGCGAACCCGGCCGAGGCGGCCATCATCACTGCAATCACAAACGGCAGGTAGCTCACCCCTAGTTTGTCGGCAGTAGCCATGGCAAAGGGAAACATCAGCGCGGCGGCGGCATTGTTAGTGATCAGTTCGGTCACCAGCAGCGTGACGAGGTAGATCATCACCAGCGACATCCAGGGGCTATCTCCGGCAAGCGAGGTGGCATGATCGGCGATCATTTTGTCGGCACCGGTCACTTCGAGTGCTTGTCCGAGTGCAAAGGCGGCTGCGATCGCCAGCAGCACTTCCCAATCGACACTGCGCCGCGCCCCTTCGATCGAGAGGCAGCGGGTGATCAGCATCGTGGCGGCAACAACGAGTCCACCCACGAGCATCGAGACGACATCGAAGGAAACGAGCAGCACCATGGCGACCAAAAGGGCGACGGTGAAGAGGGCCAGTTCGTGTCGCGGTGGGCTCGATTGGTCGATCTTGCTGACGAGAAAGAAATCGCGACTTCCGCGCTGCTGTTCAGCAAACGAAGGATGCGCTTCGACCAGCAGCACATCCCCGGCGGTGAGCACAATATCGCCAATCTTCTGATGCAGCCGTTCGCCGTTGCGGGCCACAGCCACCACCACCGCGTTGTAGTGATTGCGAAACCGCGACTCGCGAATCGTCTTTCCTACGAAGGGGCAAGTGTTGCTGACGACCGCTTCGATCAAGCAGCGCTGAGGGCGGGGGGCCTTGAGCTTAAAGACATCGTCGGTAGCGGGAACGAGCCCGCGAATGCGCTGCAACTCGACCACCGATTCAACCACCCCGACGAACAGCAGCCGATCTCCTTCGCGGAGGACCTCCTGGGGGGAAACGGCGACAATGCTGCTCCCTTCGCGATCGATCTCGGCCAGATAGAGCCCGGGGAGATGCCGCAGGCCAGCATCTTCGATGCTCTTCCCCGCGAGCGGGCTGTCGGGAGCGACCTGCATTTCGACCGTGTATTCTTTGGGGTCATCTTGCGTGCTGATGGCGGCGCTACGATCGGGGAGCAGATAGCAGGCTGCAAAAATAACGTAAATTCCACCGATGATGGCGGCCGGAACGCCGACCCAAGCGATGTCGAATAAGCCGAGCTTCGATTCGATCCCTTTGGCGTCGATCAGCAGACCTTGCACCACCAGGTTGGTGCTCGTGCCGATGAGGGTGCAAGTGCCACCGAGGATGGCGGCGTAGCTGAGCGGAATCATCAGCTTCGAAGCGGCAATGCGCTGGGTGCGCGAGAGGTCGGTGACGGCCGGAATCAGCATCGCCACCAGCGGCGTGTTATTGAGAAAGGCGCTCAAACCCATCGTGGGGAGCATCAGCCGGGTGACTGCAGAGAAAACGGTTTTTGGGCGTCCGAAGAGTCGAATCGCGATCCAGTCGACACCTCCGGTCTCGCGAATGCCGGCTCCGACGACAAACAGAATGGCAACGGTCACCATCCCTTCGTTGGAGAGTCCGGCGAGTGCCTTGGAAGGCTCGAGCACGCCGGTGGCCAGCAGAATCACCACACTGGCAATCAGAACCAGATCGGGAGCAATCGTGGTGAACGACAGAGCCAGAAAAACAAACGCCACGAGCACCAGCACAAAAATGGCGGGGGAGATCCCGAGAAACTCAAGTACCGGGGACGCTGCCAGGAGCGATAGGGAAGTAAGGCCGTTCATTCGTTCCTGTCACGATTCCAAGCAGGCTCAAAACGGCCAGCGGCATGGTTGCAAAACTTGGGAGGATTTTCGGGTGCACAGCGAAGGCCCTATTTTGACAACGAAGCCCTGAAACGGCAAGGCGAGCCGCCCCAGCGACTCGCCCTAAAAATGTCGGTTCAGCTCTATGCTTGTGGGGGATTACCTAGCCCACCTTGGGCTCCATCCCCTCGCGATATTCACGTTTCCAAAGTGCGGCTGCCTTCTCGTCGCCCACGATCGAGCCATCTTTCTCACTGGTGGTGAGGACCCGCTTCACGCGGTGAGCAATATTTCCAAGATGACAGAGCAGTGTGCTCTTATGACCATCGAGGATGTCGGCTGGTGGTAGTTCGAGCGACTTTGTGCACTTAAGGAAGTTGACGACGTGGCCGACATCGCCACCTTCGCCAGTGACCGCGCCGATTTCCTTGTTCTTAAGGTCAAAGACCTTGTAGCCCGCATCGACAATCACAATCGAACCCTCTTCGCCGTGGAAGCTGACGCCAAATTGATTGGCCATCGACCCCAGCGGGCTCCACGACAGACCTTCCCACGAGACGGTTTTCTTTTGCGGGAAGTTGAAGGTGACCAGATGGGTGTCGGGGGTCTCTTGGTCGTCGTCGTGCCGATACTTGCCGCCACCGGAGGTGACTTCGATGGGAAAATCGACTCCGAGTCCCCAGCGCGCGACGTCGAGTGCGTGAACGCCGTTGTTCCCCAGCTCGCCGTTGCCGTAGTGCCAATGCCAGTGCCAGTTGTAGTGCACCAGATTGTTTTTGAATGGACGTTCGGGAGCGGGACCTTGCCACAGCTTCCAGTTGAGCCATGACGGGGGTGTTTCGACAACGCCATGACCAATGTTGGGACGACGATTGTTGTACCAAGCGCGGGCGTAATGCACTGGACCGATTTCGCCAGCGTGAATCTTGCCGATCGCTTCCTGAATGGCGGTCCAGCTGCGGCGCTGCGAACCCATCGCCACGATGCGACCCGCTTTACGGGCAGCTGCCACTGCGAGTTCCCCTTCGTGGGGATTGTGACTGCAAGGCTTTTCGACATAGACATGTTTGCCCGCATTGCACCCGGCAATCGCGGCCGGAGCGTGCCAGTGATTGGGCGCAGCGACTACCAGAATGTCGATCGCTTTGTCGTCCAGAATGCGGCGGAAATCGTCGGTGATGGTCGGCGCCAGTTGCTGCTGACCTTTCACCAGTTCGAGCCCCTTGGCGGCGGCTCGCTCGTCGACATCGGCGATATAGCCCACTTGCGCGCCAGCGGTCATGAACGCTTTGGCGAGGGCACTTCCGCGGCCGTTCACTCCCATGATCCCCACCACCGGAATCTCAGCGGCTGATTTGCTGACCGGCGTGGTTTCGTCGGCCACTAGCGCGAGGGTCGCTGGAAGTGAACTGGCGGCTGTAGCAGCGGCGACAAGCTGAAGGAAGGATCGACGATCGATCGCAGGACTGGGCATGGCAAGCCTCGTGGCGAGTGAAGATTTCAGGCATGCGAGAGGAAGCTTTAGTCTAACAAACCTGCGGCACTAATTCACATCGAAACTTCACGCAACTACACTCAGCGTGGAATCACGCTGCCGGAAAGGCGTGCAATTCCACCTTCGACCCTCGCCAGAAAGCTCACGACGTGTTTGATCTACTGTTTCGCGGCGGCATGGTTTTGGATGGCTCAGGGGGGCCGTCGTTGCGCGCCGATGTGGGAGTTTTGGGGGATCAAATCACAGCGGTGGGGGACCTTTCGCACGCCTCGGCAACTCGCGTGGTCGATGTTTCGGGGCGGGTGATCGCTCCCGGGTTCATCGACGTGCATAACCACAGCGAGGGGTGGCTCCTTTCGCACAAAAATTTCTGGCCCAAGACGAGCCAAGGTTTCACCACCGAAGTGCTGATGGCGGACGGCATTTCGTACGCTCCTGTCGACCGGCATAACTGGCGCGAGTGGATTTACTATCTGCGGTCGCTCAACGGCCTGCGTTACGAGCAATATCAAGGCTGGCAATCGATTGCCGACTACCTGTCGCTGCTCGATCGACGGACCGCGCAGAACGTGATTGCGCACGTTCCGTATGCTAACTGCCGCGTCCTAGCGCAAGGCTGGGGACGCCATGCGCCCGACGATTTTCAGATGCGACAAATCCGCAACGAAATTCGCCTCGGCATGGAGCAAGGCTGTGTCGGACTCTCGACCGGCATGGACTACGTCGGCGAGTGTTTTGCATCGACCGACGAACTGGTCGAAGCATGCAAAGTGATTGCCCCGTACCAAGGGCTGTACGTCACACATGTGCGCTACAAAATGGGGCTCCTCCCGGCGTTTCGCGAAGCGGTGGAGATCGGTCGCCGCAGTGGAGCACGCGTGCACATTTCGCACTTGAAGGCGACCAGCACGCAAGATGTCGATGAGGTCCTGGCGTTTTGCGACTGGGCGAGCCGCGAGGTCGATTTCAGCTTCGATGTCTACCCCTACCAGCGCGGCAGCACGATGCTGAATTATCTCCTCCCCTACGAAGTTTGGGACGACGGTCCGCTCGCGGTTCTCTCCAAGCTCGGAAAGAGCGAAGTGCTCGAGCGATTCCGCATCGCGCTGGCCCAGTCCGGGACACCAATCGAGCGTTACACCATTGCCTGGACCAACACGTGGGACAACTCCACCCACCACGGCAAGTTGCTTTCAGAATATGTCGAGGAGATGGGACGCTCACCGGAAGAGGCGCTCTATCATCTACTGCTCGAAGAAAATCTAGCCACGCTCCTGGTGATCGATTCGGGAGACGACCAACTGATCGAGCCGATCCTGCAGCATCCCAAATTCATGCTCGGGAGCGATGGGATCTACTTCCCCGATTCCGTGGTGCATCCCCGCGTGTATGGAAGCACCGGAAGATTGCTTGGCCCCTGCGTGCGCGAGAAACGATTGTTCACGCTCGCTGATGCAGTCTACAAAATGACCCTCGCTCCCGCGCGTCGATTTGGACTCGCCGGACGGGGTCAGATTGCCGAAGGATGTTTCGCGGATCTGGTGATTTTCGATCCCGACAGCGTCGGGGATTTGGCGACCTACGATCAGCCGCACCAGGTTTGCACCGGGATCGAGCAGGTGGTGGTAAACGGCGTGGTGATTGTCGACAACAGCCAGCCGGTGCACTTCCTCGGTGAAGAACTTCCGGGCCGGGTGCTGAAGTATCAGCCTGTGTAGCCGTGTCCCAAGCCGACGGTACTGCAAGAACGAAAAAAGTGCCGACCAACCTGAAACAAGTTGGCCGGCACTAGCAGTGTTTATCGTCGAGCGTTCATCGCGGGAACTGGTTTCCCGCTGCTGATGTGCTACGGCTGGAAGGCTTTGTCGTCCTTCTTGCCACCGCTACGGAGGTAGGCAATCAGGTCGAGCACTTCTTCCTTTGTCAGGGTGTTGATGAGACCCTGGGGCATCTCACTGATCTTCGACTGTTGACGCTGCTCG
This window of the Pirellula staleyi DSM 6068 genome carries:
- a CDS encoding amidohydrolase family protein — encoded protein: MFDLLFRGGMVLDGSGGPSLRADVGVLGDQITAVGDLSHASATRVVDVSGRVIAPGFIDVHNHSEGWLLSHKNFWPKTSQGFTTEVLMADGISYAPVDRHNWREWIYYLRSLNGLRYEQYQGWQSIADYLSLLDRRTAQNVIAHVPYANCRVLAQGWGRHAPDDFQMRQIRNEIRLGMEQGCVGLSTGMDYVGECFASTDELVEACKVIAPYQGLYVTHVRYKMGLLPAFREAVEIGRRSGARVHISHLKATSTQDVDEVLAFCDWASREVDFSFDVYPYQRGSTMLNYLLPYEVWDDGPLAVLSKLGKSEVLERFRIALAQSGTPIERYTIAWTNTWDNSTHHGKLLSEYVEEMGRSPEEALYHLLLEENLATLLVIDSGDDQLIEPILQHPKFMLGSDGIYFPDSVVHPRVYGSTGRLLGPCVREKRLFTLADAVYKMTLAPARRFGLAGRGQIAEGCFADLVIFDPDSVGDLATYDQPHQVCTGIEQVVVNGVVIVDNSQPVHFLGEELPGRVLKYQPV
- a CDS encoding SLC13 family permease codes for the protein MNGLTSLSLLAASPVLEFLGISPAIFVLVLVAFVFLALSFTTIAPDLVLIASVVILLATGVLEPSKALAGLSNEGMVTVAILFVVGAGIRETGGVDWIAIRLFGRPKTVFSAVTRLMLPTMGLSAFLNNTPLVAMLIPAVTDLSRTQRIAASKLMIPLSYAAILGGTCTLIGTSTNLVVQGLLIDAKGIESKLGLFDIAWVGVPAAIIGGIYVIFAACYLLPDRSAAISTQDDPKEYTVEMQVAPDSPLAGKSIEDAGLRHLPGLYLAEIDREGSSIVAVSPQEVLREGDRLLFVGVVESVVELQRIRGLVPATDDVFKLKAPRPQRCLIEAVVSNTCPFVGKTIRESRFRNHYNAVVVAVARNGERLHQKIGDIVLTAGDVLLVEAHPSFAEQQRGSRDFFLVSKIDQSSPPRHELALFTVALLVAMVLLVSFDVVSMLVGGLVVAATMLITRCLSIEGARRSVDWEVLLAIAAAFALGQALEVTGADKMIADHATSLAGDSPWMSLVMIYLVTLLVTELITNNAAAALMFPFAMATADKLGVSYLPFVIAVMMAASAGFATPIGYQTNLMVYGPGGYKFSDYLKVGLPLDFLIAGVTCVIAPLVFPFK
- a CDS encoding Gfo/Idh/MocA family oxidoreductase — protein: MPSPAIDRRSFLQLVAAATAASSLPATLALVADETTPVSKSAAEIPVVGIMGVNGRGSALAKAFMTAGAQVGYIADVDERAAAKGLELVKGQQQLAPTITDDFRRILDDKAIDILVVAAPNHWHAPAAIAGCNAGKHVYVEKPCSHNPHEGELAVAAARKAGRIVAMGSQRRSWTAIQEAIGKIHAGEIGPVHYARAWYNNRRPNIGHGVVETPPSWLNWKLWQGPAPERPFKNNLVHYNWHWHWHYGNGELGNNGVHALDVARWGLGVDFPIEVTSGGGKYRHDDDQETPDTHLVTFNFPQKKTVSWEGLSWSPLGSMANQFGVSFHGEEGSIVIVDAGYKVFDLKNKEIGAVTGEGGDVGHVVNFLKCTKSLELPPADILDGHKSTLLCHLGNIAHRVKRVLTTSEKDGSIVGDEKAAALWKREYREGMEPKVG